The following are encoded together in the Hydractinia symbiolongicarpus strain clone_291-10 chromosome 14, HSymV2.1, whole genome shotgun sequence genome:
- the LOC130625890 gene encoding uncharacterized protein LOC130625890, with product MGNWFSSTSSANQKPSSTTYNRQCYAERIAYSHGREENRRENPLRKQNYDFFSFPTTASTYHSAESVGKLKSYKYTEDVTSERQNGAPCINKRIYGNVTTSTGNTETTNKSANTRQISDNKNSKVVSPLHFSDRYADSMPFISSHQSENVFNSTKPWKETTDIRNLGESEYLERRYTDSITKAVPTLSSSCSASSCQKVSVLNSTNSKRGTEEINQDLLNFPPLTKLPDVPSTFSSASPTTSFQSGNALNSTPSTVKTTDINKQNVSAYLPANHPSQSYSSITKTATLSTLSSTSLAGSHEKEKKIETTPDDEGKNLNKHKPKQYEAVLSPKESENIATRSLLSSDVSLSDVSLRSSEFSDEEVSDVTLPRGFDIDFDLFGYEDDTKYDLYCHLTNEFEEYDENMGKLVKNPLSLCFCECTIGSLIGSSHTYVDQIERVTNVDLKDKYFTKDNIKDEVVITLPEKCTLTKANEIKGMYTTLLKGQFYRHQAYFYNDRRMHYLEMALDIEVEFGRRSSYLHRVNRIRFKYGEKTTACHNLAESFFFKFCNIGRALDQIDLHYLLTQYENEKTRKKRLERNEKYNKNFTRWEGEAELRLKERLTKLEKMTETERPNTLEIIVGAGNNSKSRQQKLRPGIEKYLKSTGQTFIEANKGSLLIEMKRYEGHQPCFGCYYCKICNRSWTSDVSWVDNFQLCYKCESICYSFKHQGKSNAPRRRRNNNSSLNCFFKEHT from the exons ATGGGGAACTGGTTTTCCTCCACGTCATCAGCCAACCAGAAACCATCAAGCACAACTTATAATAGACAATGTTACGCAGAGAGAATTGCGTACTCGCATGGAAGGGAAGAAAACAGAAGAGAAAATCCTCTAAGAAAACAAAACTatgatttttttagctttcCAACAACTGCAAGTACATATCATTCCGCCGAAAGTGTTGGTAAATTAAAGTCATACAAATACACTGAGGACGTCACAAGTGAACGACAAAATGGCGCGCCTTgcataaataaaagaatttatggTAATGTTACAACAAGCACAGGCAACACTGAAACAACTAACAAGTCGGCAAACACAAGACAGATTTCTGATAATAAAAATTCTAAAGTTGTTTCTCCTCTACATTTCTCTGATCGTTATGCAGATTCGATGCCATTCATTTCATCACATCAAAGTGAAAATGTATTTAATTCAACAAAGCCTTGGAAAGAGACAACAGACATACGTAACCTCGGTGAATCTGAATACTTGGAGCGAAGGTATACTGACAGTATCACTAAAGCTGTCCCAACTCTTTCATCTTCATGTTCGGCATCATCTTGTCAAAAAGTTAGTGTACTTAATTCTACAAACTCAAAAAGAGGAACGGAAGAGATTAATCAGGATCTTTTGAATTTTCCACCTTTAACTAAATTACCCGATGTACCGTCAACTTTCTCATCTGCTTCACCAACAACATCATTTCAAAGTGGAAATGCACTGAATTCAACGCCGTCAACAGTAAAGACGACAGACATAAACAAGCAAAACGTTTCTGCATACCTACCCGCAAATCATCCATCACAATCTTATTCTAGTATCACGAAAACGGCAACACTTTCAACACTTTCCTCCACTTCTCTAGCCGGAAGCcatgaaaaggaaaaaaaaattgaaacgacGCCTGATGATGAAGGAAAAAACCTTAATAAACACAAACCAAAGCAATATGAAGCTGTTTTATCACCAAAAGAGAGCGAGAACATAGCAACACGATCCCTCTTATCTTCAGATGTTTCTTTATCAGATGTCTCATTACGATCATCAGAATTTTCGGACGAAGAAGTAAGCGATGTAACGCTACCTAGGGGGTTCGATATAGACTTCGATTTATTTGGATATGAGGACGACACAAAATATGATTTGTATTGCCACTTAACTAACGAATTTGAAGAATATGATGAGAACATGGGCAAACTTGTAAAAAACCCATTAAGTTTGTGTTTTTGTGAATGTACTATAGGTTCACTTATCGGTTCGTCTCATACTTACGTGGATCAGATTGAACGAGTTACAAATGTGGACTTAAAAGACAAATACTTCACTAAAGACAATATCAAAGATGAAGTTGTTATAACGCTTCCTGAAAAATGTACCTTAACCAAAGCCAATGAAATCAAAGGAATGTATACAACATTACTTAAAGGCCAATTTTATCGACATCAAGCATATTTTTACAACGATAGGAGGATGCATTACTTGGAAATGGCATTGGATATTGAGGTAGAATTTGGTCGAAGATCTTCTTATTTGCACCGTGTAAATCGAATTAGATTCAAATATGGTGAAAAAACTACAGCGTGTCACAACCTGGctgaatcatttttttttaagttttgcaaTATAGGAAGAGCACTTGATCAAATTGACTTACACTATCTTCTAACACAATATGAGAATGAGAAAACAAGGAAGAAGCGATTAGAAAGAAATGAAAAGTATAACAAAAATTTTACAAGATGGGAAGGTGAAGCTGAACTACGTCTAAAGGAAAGGTTAACAAAATTGGAAAAGATGACGGAAACAGAGAGACCCAACACGTTGGAAATTATTGTTGGTGCTGGAAACAATTCGAAAAGTCGTCAGCAGAAATTAAGACCTGGTATTGAGAAATATTTGAAATCAACTGGGCAAACATTCATAGAAGCAAATAAAGGCTCGCTTTTGATTGAAATGAAACGGTACGAAGGTCATCAGCCATGCTTTGGTTGTTACTATTGTAAAATATGTAACAG gtcATGGACCTCAGACGTAAGTTGGGTGGATAATTTCCAACTCTGTTACAAATGCGAGTCTATTTGCTATTCTTTCAAACATCAAGGAAAGAGTAACGCACCTCGTCGAAGAAGGAATAATAATTCCAgcttaaactgtttttttaaagaacacaCATAA
- the LOC130625061 gene encoding uncharacterized protein LOC130625061, with product MNKVIDKLSLLKGDSWLFFEVTKQNHRQIAKVLGKKVSVLEYLQPAANKLIYWGSNTNTENTKNINSTKRGRSRSLSAEEEFFMILVRIRCGLLLEDMAVRFNMSTSHISRILITWTDFLHSQFRMLPIWASKETVQNRMPKCFQKSYPNTRVILDCTEVFVEMPTSYRTQSSTFSNYKHHNTAKGLVGIAPDGSVTFVSDLYGGRFSDKRITKDSGIYDLLEPGDSVMADRGFELEEDLPDGVTLNIPPFLDGKPQLSLLEENETRRIASVRVHVERAIERIKNYRILQTVFKLSMAAELNKIWVICCYLVNFLPQLVPDVNTND from the exons ATGAATAAAGTGATAGATAAACTATCTTTGTTAAAGGGAGATAGTTGGTTATTTTTTGAAGTTACGAAACAGAATCATCGACAGATTGCAAAAGTT CTTGGAAAGAAAGTAT cagttttagaatatttacaacCAGCTGCAAATAAACTAATATATTGGGGTTCAAATACTAACACTGAAAATACGAAAAATATAAACTCTACAAAACGAGGCCGATCACGATCATTGagcgcagaagaagaattctttaTGATACTGGTTCGAATTCGATGTGGACTTTTGTTAGAAGATATGGCTGTTCGATTTAATATGTCGACAAGTCACATAAgcagaatattgattacatggacagattttttacattcacaatTCCGTATGCTTCCAATATGGGCTTCAAAAGAAACAGTACAAAATAGAATgccgaaatgttttcaaaaaagttacccaaataCCCGTGTCATATTAGATTGTACAGAAGTATTTGTGGAAATGCCTACGTCATATCGCACACAGTCCAGTACCTTTTCAAATTACAAACACCATAATACAGCAAAAGGATTAGTCGGAATAGCTCCTGATGGATCAGTGACATTTGTCTCTGATTTGTATGGTGGACGCTTTTCGGATAAACGAATAACAAAAGATAGTGGTATATACGATTTGCTAGAGCCTGGGGATTCTGTGATGGCTGATAGAGGATTTGAGCTCGAGGAAGATTTACCTGATGGAGTAACATTAAATATTCCACCATTTTTAGATGGAAAACCTCAGCTAAGTTTATTAGAGGAAAACGAAACTAGAAGAATAGCATCTGTACGTGTACATGTCGAACGAGCAATCGAACGTATAAAAAATTACCGAATTTTACAAACAGTTTTCAAACTATCAATGGCTGCTGAACTCAATAAGATATGggttatttgttgttatttagttaattttttaccacagttGGTACCAGATGTAAATACGAAtgactaa
- the LOC130625420 gene encoding collagen alpha-1(X) chain-like, whose product MKMYLTLILLLFGFAAVHCTWRIRPCYNEFLERTRGQKGDPGVDGMKGQKGEMGAGVGEKGNKGQPGQGAGIMFPVKGEPGDYGISGIDGGYGYKGIRGDPGLDGWKGQRGPIGEIGPMGQKGENGLPGFTGPKGHRGFSGPPGTIGLPGFPGLVGWKGEKGRNGDTSEDLKILSGTVQLLLQVALKLKKNVVKGRIQ is encoded by the exons ATGAAGATGTATTTGACATTGATCCTTCTCTTATTTGGTTTTGCTGCTGTCCATTGCACATGG cGTATACGTCCCTGCTACAACGAG TTTTTAGAGAGAACTCGAGGTCAGAAGGGTGATCCAGGAGTGGACGGAATGAAAGGTCAGAAAGGGGAGATGGGAGCTGGCGTCGGAGAAAAGGGCAACAAAGGACAACCTGGCCAAGGAGCAGGT ATCATGTTTCCAGTAAAAGGTGAACCTGGTGACTACGGAATTTCTGGGATTGACGGTGGATATGGATATAAAGGAATCAGAGGAGATCCAGGACTTGATGGATGGAAAGGACAACGAGGTCCAATCGGAGAAATTGGTCCGATGGGACAGAAG GGTGAAAATGGACTACCAGGTTTTACAGGTCCAAAAGGCCACAGAGGATTTTCTGGTCCACCTGGAACAATCGGATTACCTGGTTTTCCCGGACTAGTAGGGTGGAAAGGAGAAAAAGGAAGAAATGGTGATACTAGTGAG GATTTGAAGATTCTGAGCGGCACGGTTCAATTATTACTGCAGGTAGCACTGAAATTgaagaaaaatgttgtaaaaggcCGTATACAAT aa
- the LOC130625421 gene encoding collectin-12-like, translating into MNTLERICIGLLLGVFIVNMVNCGLQWPVGPIGYRGEPGVQGLKGQKGEFVYRKDEAGEKGAVGACPCAPNEKYEGKVVIGQKGKRGLPGKPGINGEPGQKGDAGDVGVNGQKGDAGFPGRRGQQGMPGSVGLPGPQGPFGEPGESGQKGHIGPIGMPGMDGLMGEPGETGLCDTQAIEKQLDILAKTLEEIKANLVN; encoded by the exons ATGAATACATTGGAGAGGATATGCATTGGGCTTCTTCTTGGTGTATTTATTGTAAACATGGTGAATTGTGGCCTG CAGTGGCCAGTTGGACCTATTGGATACCGTGGAGAGCCTGGTGTACAGGGTCTGAAAGGACAAAAAGGAGAATTTGTTTATAGGAAAGACGAAGCTGGTGAAAAGGGTGCAGTAGGAGCCTGTCCATGTGCTCCAAACGAGAAG TATGAAGGAAAAGTAGTTATTGGCCAGAAAGGAAAACGTGGTCTACCAGGAAAACCAGGAATAAACGGAGAGCCAGGACAAAAAGGAGATGCCGGTGACGTGGGTGTAAATGGACAAAAAGGAGATGCTGGGTTTCCAGGACGTAGAGGACAACAG GGTATGCCCGGATCAGTTGGTCTACCAGGACCTCAAGGTCCATTTGGAGAACCTGGTGAAAGTGGACAAAAAGGACATATAGGTCCAATTGGCATGCCTGGAATGGATGGACTAATGGGCGAACCCGGTGAAACAGGGCTGTGTGATACACAA GCTATTGAAAAGCAACTGGATATTCTTGCAAAAACATTGGAGGAAATAAAGGCTAACTTAGTAAATTAA
- the LOC130625419 gene encoding complement C1q and tumor necrosis factor-related protein 9-like, with the protein MSFNTMILWGFVLMGALAVYGTSFPNRDCLHRSSGIAFQRGPKGQRGPRGRIGDKGDSGEVISIKGEPGEDGSCIKCAKTIPGQKGSGGLPGTNGLSAFRGPKGDAGYTGRKGEPGDMGFPGIKGRKGVAGVTGVLGPRGPTGRRGIFGSNGERGIPGLPGVKGQQGESGGKAACKSEKVSKLKQRYLQLYQEYKKLAHMLLNKN; encoded by the exons ATGTCATTTAACACGATGATACTTTGGGGATTTGTCCTCATGGGTGCACTTGCCGTTTATGGTACGAGCTTTCCAAACCGG gaTTGTTTGCATAGAAGTTCAGGAATAGCa TTCCAACGAGGTCCAAAAGGCCAGCGAGGACCTCGTGGGAGGATTGGTGATAAAGGAGATAGCGGTGAGGTTATTTCAATAAAAGGAGAACCAGGTGAAGATGGCAGTTGCATCAAATGCGCTAAg ACTATACCGGGCCAGAAAGGCAGTGGCGGCCTACCTGGTACGAACGGATTATCTGCATTTCGAGGACCAAAAGGCGATGCAGGTTATACTGGAAGAAAAGGTGAACCTGGAGACATGGGTTTTCCTGGAATAAAAGGCAGAAAG GGAGTGGCAGGTGTTACTGGTGTTCTGGGTCCGAGAGGTCCAACAGGAAGACGGGGTATATTTGGAAGCAACGGTGAGCGCGGTATTCCTGGCCTGCCAGGAGTTAAGGGCCAGCAAGGAGAAAGTGGTGGCAAAGCGGCATGCAAATCAGAG AAAGTTAGCAAGTTAAAGCAGAGATACCTACAACTTTACCAAGAATATAAAAAGTTGGCACATATGCTTCTTAACAAGAATTAG